A genomic window from Schistocerca serialis cubense isolate TAMUIC-IGC-003099 chromosome 4, iqSchSeri2.2, whole genome shotgun sequence includes:
- the LOC126473784 gene encoding uncharacterized protein LOC126473784 — protein MSLPFSVLSNMATAWTREQMSVLIDAMKEEQCLYNVKSKNYYNKRCRAEALFRVFFKVKCVRPHLSNPKECQTKFLNMRNMFNVENRKRKESMRTATCEDDIYRPGLWYFQKLEFLGAHYMPRIRNSAPLQTMECSDSFQTDESTSHESDVVESSMSNVIEFTEESDVKDIGLVESDSILEQVPLAQTSWSSAESATSRSSTARKRNNSDSYDTAIQLIVDRLQESYDDDITVFVKYLATEMRQIKCREARNACKQKILKIVYDTLDNE, from the exons ATGTCTCTtcccttttcagttctgagcaacaTGGCTACCGCATGGACAAGAGAACAAATGTCAGTGCTAATAGATGCTATGAAAGAAGAACAATGTCTTtacaatgtaaaaagtaaaaattattacaACAAACGCTGTCGTGCGGAGGCGCTTTTTCGTGTATTTTTTAAAGTGAAATGTGTTAGGCCTCATTTGAGCAATCCAAAGGAGTGTCAAACGAAATTTTTGAATATGAGGAACATGTTCAACGTGGAAAATCGAAAGAGGAAAGAGAGTATGAGGACTGCAACCTGCGAAGATGAT ATATATCGGCCAGGTTTGTGGTATTTTCAGAAACTCGAATTTCTAGGCGCTCATTACATGCCACGAATTAGGAACTCTGCTCCACTACAGACTATGGAATGTAGTGACAGTTTTCAG ACAGATGAAAGCACATCACATGAAAGTGATGTCGTGGAATCTTCCATGAGCAATGTCATTGAATTTACAGAAGAAAGTGACGTGAAGGACATAGGACTAGTTGAATCTGATTCAATTCTAGAACAAGTACCACTGGCACAAACCTCATGGAGTTCAGCGGAGAGTGCTACATCCAGGTCCTCCACTGCGAGAAAAAGAAACAATAGTGACAGTTATGACACTGCAATACAATTAATTGTAGACAGACTGCAGGAAAGTTATGATGATGACATAActgtttttgtaaaatatctggcaacAGAAATGAGACAAATAAAATGCAGAGAAGCAAGGAATGCTTGTAAGCAAAAAATACTAAAAATTGTTTATGATACTTtagataatgaataa